One genomic region from Nilaparvata lugens isolate BPH chromosome 3, ASM1435652v1, whole genome shotgun sequence encodes:
- the LOC111053671 gene encoding uncharacterized protein LOC111053671: MEELKLTAEVCSRRVYWRVAMINELESEMILGLSHLKAIRAKLDLRQRKMVLPPALVEQEAAVTSKKDEFEKFLEKELKKFRDVSGATHLLVHKIRLKEGAESFRQHPYPCNPLMQEVINKEVDSMLNQWVIEPSSSPWSSPIVLVKKANGKMRFCINLHQINALMERDAYPLPNMTGILD, from the coding sequence ATGGAGGAGCTGAAGCTGACTGCCGAAGTGTGCAGTAGACGAGTATACTGGAGAGTGGCCATGATCAACGAGTTAGAATCCGAAATGATTCTGGGATTAAGTCATTTGAAAGCGATTCGAGCAAAACTCGATCTGAGGCAGAGGAAGATGGTATTACCTCCTGCCTTGGTGGAACAGGAGGCAGCTGTGACTTCCAAAAAGGATGAGTTCGAAAAATTCCTGGAGAAGGAGCTGAAAAAATTCAGAGATGTGTCAGGTGCGACCCACCTCCTAGTGCATAAAATCAGGCTGAAGGAAGGAGCTGAATCATTCCGTCAACATCCGTATCCTTGTAACCCGCTTATGCAAGAGGTGATAAACAAGGAAGTCGACAGTATGCTCAATCAGTGGGTGATTGAGCCGAGCAGCAGCCCTTGGAGTTCACCAATTGTCTTGGTGAAAAAGGCTAATGGGAAGATGCGATTCTGCATCAATCTCCATCAGATTAATGCACTCATGGAACGAGATGCATATCCTTTGCCGAATATGACAGGCATCTTAGATTGA